CATCATATTGAAGGGATGCCCATAGGGACGCGCGGCGGCCTCAGCGTCAAACATACTTTCCCGGTCGACGGCGACTACGAACTCTCTATCGGCGACATGGCGCTCGCGCGGGAAGTGCCGAGGATGGAGTTCGAAAACACCGTGGTCGCCCTGCTGGACGGCAAGGAAATCTACCGCACCAATATCGGCGGCGAACCCGACCATAAGGCGATCGACCAGCGTCTCGATCCGGCGGTCGAAGAAATCAATAGCCGGTTAAAGAAAATCAAATTCAAAGCCACTGCCGGCCAGCATGAAGTGACGGTGACCTTTGTACATCGCAGCTTCGCGGAAAGCGACGAGCGCATTCGCACCGCTGCGCTCGAGGGCGGCCAGGAACGTATCCAGGCTGTGCATGCGTTTCAGATCAAGGGGCCTCTCACCGTTACGGGCATGAGCGACTCCGCCAGCCGGAAGAACATCCTGATCTGTAAACCTCAACCTAAAGCCGACGAGGCCGTCTGCGCGCGCAAAATCGTCAGCAATTTTGCGCGGCGGGCCTTCCGCCGTCCGGTGACCGACGAAGATGTCAGCCCGCTGATGGCCTTCTATAAGTCGGGGTATGCGCAGGGAGGTTTCGAACGCGGCATACGCGATGCAGTCACGGCGATTCTGGCGAGCCCTCATTTTCTCTATCGGGCGGAATCGGGAAACGCCGTCGGGACGCACGCCGTGAGCGATCTGGAGCTGGCTTCGCGTCTTTCTTTTTTCCTGTGGAGCAGCATGCCGGATGAGGAACTCCTCGATCTGGCCACCCGGTCGCGTCTCAGCCAACCCGACGTGCTGGCGAAGCAGGTGCGGCGCCTGCTTGCGGACCCGCGAGCGAAGTCGCTGGTCGATGATTTCGCCTTCGAATGGCTCAACGTGGCCAAACTGGACGAGATCAGTCCGGACAATCGCCTGTTCCCCCAGGCGAGCGGCCTGCTCGATCCCCGGGCGATGTTCAAGGAAGAGCTGCGATTATTTATCGAGAGCGTGCTGCTCGAGAATCGCAGCGTCATGGACCTGATGACGGCCAATTACACTTTCCTGAACGAGCGTCTCGCCGAGCACTATGGAATTGAAAACGTCAAGGGCGATCACTTCCGCCGCGTGACCCTCGAGGACGACGCGCGCAACGGCCTGTTGGGTAAAGGGGCCATCCTGATGTTGACCGCGTATCCGAATCGCACATCGCCGGTATTGCGTGGCGCCTGGATCCTGGAACGTATTCTGGGTTCGCCGCCGGCCCCGCCGCCTCCGAATGTTCCGACGCTGACGGAGAACCGGCCGGGACAAAAAGCGCAGACCGTGCGCGAGCGCATGGAGGCGCACCGGTCGAAGCCGGGCTGTTTCGGATGTCACGGCGTCATGGATCCGCTCGGGATCGCGCTGGAAAACTTCAGCGCGGTGGCTCAGTATCGCACTCATGACCAGGAAACGCTGACGGCGATCGACTCTTCCGGAACGCTTCCGGATGGCACCGCCATCAAGGGACCCGGAGACCTGCGGCGGGCGCTGGTGGCGCGGCCCGAGCGGTTCGTTCAGGCGTTTACGGAGAATCTGCTGACCTATGCGCTGGGCCGCAGTCTGGACTATAGCGACATGCCCGCCGTGCGCAGCATCGTGCGCGGCGCGGCGAAGGACGATTACCGGTTTGACTCGATCGTACTCGGGATCATTTCAAGCGATGCTTTCCGGAAACGGGAGAGTGCGGGGTTGGTGGCGAAGAATTGAAGAGTCGCTCACACACCCTGTTGAAATCAAGACCTGGAGGAACGGATCCATGTTTCTGACTCGAAAACATTTGTCTCGCCGCACACTGCTGAAAGGCGCCGGCGCCTCGATCGCCTTGCCGCTACTGGACGCAATGATCCCGGCCGGCACGGCCCTGGCGCAGACCGCCGCGGTTCCTCAGACGCGGCTGGGCTTCGTCTACTTTCCGCATGGCGCGCTGCAAGACGAATGGCAGCCCAGGAAGGTCGGCCAGGGTTTCGAGTTTCCCTATATCGTGAAACCGCTCGAACCGCTGAGTGCCTATCTGACGGTGATCAGCGGTCTGCGCAACAAAGCCGGTGAAGGCGGCACGCCGCACGGCTACACCGAAGAAACCTGGTTATCCTGCGTGCTGCCGCGGAATCGCAATGCCGCCAGCGGCCGCGGAACAACGGTCGATCAGATCGCCGCGCGGCGTCTGGGCAAAAACACCACCTTGCCGTCGCTGGAGCTTTGCGGCGAGCCGGGAGGCAACATCTCGTACAAAACGCCCACTCAGCCGCTGCCCATGGAGACCAATCCGCGCAAGGTTTTCTACACCATGTTCGGACAGGGCGATAACGAACGGCAACGCACCGCCATCCTGAAAACGACGGACAGCCTGCTGGACTATGTGAAGGAGTCTACCGCCAGCCTGAACCGCAAGCTCGACGCGGCGGACCGCGCCCGCGTCACCGATTACCTGGACTCGGTACGCGAGGTCGAGACCCGCGTGC
This genomic interval from Terriglobia bacterium contains the following:
- a CDS encoding DUF1592 domain-containing protein, with amino-acid sequence MKERPSLLVALVTLCVALSGVTLMAAQAGPEQGPWGVVQNYCLGCHNSKAKVGGLALDSLSPERVPQDAKTWEAVIRKLRGGLMPPPGAKHPDGQSVVELISWLEKKIDAGATDPQPGRVTMRRLNRREYAYVIRDLLGITIEADKLLPLDDRKGNFDNNAAGLQVSAAFVDQYVAAARDIARQAMGDAETPPVTTTYGDIADMVISLSPKGAPGTGKQQHHIEGMPIGTRGGLSVKHTFPVDGDYELSIGDMALAREVPRMEFENTVVALLDGKEIYRTNIGGEPDHKAIDQRLDPAVEEINSRLKKIKFKATAGQHEVTVTFVHRSFAESDERIRTAALEGGQERIQAVHAFQIKGPLTVTGMSDSASRKNILICKPQPKADEAVCARKIVSNFARRAFRRPVTDEDVSPLMAFYKSGYAQGGFERGIRDAVTAILASPHFLYRAESGNAVGTHAVSDLELASRLSFFLWSSMPDEELLDLATRSRLSQPDVLAKQVRRLLADPRAKSLVDDFAFEWLNVAKLDEISPDNRLFPQASGLLDPRAMFKEELRLFIESVLLENRSVMDLMTANYTFLNERLAEHYGIENVKGDHFRRVTLEDDARNGLLGKGAILMLTAYPNRTSPVLRGAWILERILGSPPAPPPPNVPTLTENRPGQKAQTVRERMEAHRSKPGCFGCHGVMDPLGIALENFSAVAQYRTHDQETLTAIDSSGTLPDGTAIKGPGDLRRALVARPERFVQAFTENLLTYALGRSLDYSDMPAVRSIVRGAAKDDYRFDSIVLGIISSDAFRKRESAGLVAKN
- a CDS encoding DUF1552 domain-containing protein, coding for MFLTRKHLSRRTLLKGAGASIALPLLDAMIPAGTALAQTAAVPQTRLGFVYFPHGALQDEWQPRKVGQGFEFPYIVKPLEPLSAYLTVISGLRNKAGEGGTPHGYTEETWLSCVLPRNRNAASGRGTTVDQIAARRLGKNTTLPSLELCGEPGGNISYKTPTQPLPMETNPRKVFYTMFGQGDNERQRTAILKTTDSLLDYVKESTASLNRKLDAADRARVTDYLDSVREVETRVQKLEASMATLTGLPDAPLGAPEDFGEQLDIQFEMFALAWQTNRTNVASLRMVKEASMRVYKNLGISEAFHPTSHWGGFPERIANLRLIQNYHTAVFAKFAERLRNMPDGDGSVLDHSIILFGSNMANSDAHDADPLPQMLVGRGGVKGGQHLHYPQDTPHSNLLVTILDRAGVPAEDFKGFADSTGPFSEV